Within the Candidatus Hydrogenedentota bacterium genome, the region CGACGAATCACAAGGAAGCAAAGACTATCGCGGCGCCACCCCTGCCTACATCCTTTGGAACCTGCTCCAACGGTATACGAAGCCCGGTGAATTGGTGGTAGATGTGATGGCTGGCAGCGGAACCACTTTGGATGTTGCCCGTGATCTGAAGCGCCGTGCGCTGGGCTATGATGTGAATGTAACCCGTCCCGATATTTTTAATTGTGATGCCCGCTCCCTCCCTTTGGAAGATGAGAAGGCCGCCTTTGTTTTTTTAGATCCCCCTTATTCGACACATATCCACTACAGCGACGATCCCCGTTGTATTGGTAAATTAAGTGCGCGCTCCGAGGATTACTACCTTTCCATGGAAAAGGTATTTGACGAGGTCGACCGCATTCTCCGCCCCGGAAGGCATATGGCGCTGTATGTGAGCGACTCCTTTCAGAAAGGGAAAGCATTTTGCGCGATCGGTTTTGAGCTTTATCAACGTTTATGCGCACACTTCGACACGACCGACATTGTCTGTGTGACACGGCGCAATAAGACGCTGGACAAAGGGAATTTTCATCGAGCGGCTATAGAGGGCAATTATTTTTTGCGGGGCTTCAATTATCTCTTTATCATGCAAAAAAATAAAGAGCGAGAGAAAAAGGGCTGAGGGAAGTTTCAATCTGCGGGCGCGGGATGCCTCTTCATTCTGATGCGCCCGATCTGTTGAGGAGCCGAAAGGAGTCTGATGTTTTCTGCCTATATGCTTGACGGGGTATCGCCCCTTGTGTTTTGGATCTTTGTTGCCATTGCCATTCTCATCCAAGGCATTAGCAAATCCGGTTTTGCCGGCGGCGCGGGCATCCTGTCCATACCGTTAATGATGTTGGTCATGCCGGTAGACAGGGTAGCTGCGTCCCTGTTGCCACTCCTTATCCTCTTGGACTTGAACGCCATTTATCATCATCGGCACAACAAAGATTGGAAACTGATCGGCAGGATTTATGTACCGGCAGTGGTTGGCATTATTTTAGGCTCCCTCGTTTGGTGGCAGGTGGGCGAGGCGGGCATCGAACACTACGGCGTTTATATCAAAAAGTTTGTGGGTGTCATCGCATTGTTTATGGCTTTCTATATCTTTGCGAAAGAGGTGTCTTTGGAATGGGTTCGTGATAAAAAAGCCGGCCCATATATGGCTTGGGTTGCGGGAATTTGCGCGGGCTTCGCGTCGACCATCGCCCATGCTGCGGGGCCGATTGTCAGCCTCTTTGTCTTTTCGCAAGGTCTGGGCAAGACGCTTTTTGTGGGTACGGTGGCGTGGTGCTTTACCTTTATTAACTTAACGAAATTGCCCTTTTACATCATAGTCGATTTGATTGATTATTCTGTTCTGCGCTTCGATCTGGTGCTTCTTCCCTTGATTCCGCTCGGATCCTATCTGGGGAAATGGATGCACTTTCGGGTCTCTGAAAAGCTCTTTAATCGGATCATCATGGTCTTGACGCTACTGGCGGGAATTCAGCTGCTCTTAAACATTAACCTTGTTCGTTGGGCACTCGAGGCGCTTTACAACTGAGGGTCACGACGGGGCTGCGCCGCTGTCCTAAAATAAAGGCGCGGCAACGCAATGGTGATAGCGTCGCCGCAGGGTGACTCGCCCATGTATATGGAAACTAGGGGATAATTTTACTTTGTGAAAGCGGCTTTCGGCGGATTGATATAGTCTTCGAAGTGTTGGGCAACCTTGGCTTCTTCAACAGTACCGCTGTGTACATAGATGCGGTAGTTAAAGTCGAGGGACTCCCCTGATTTAATGGTATAGTCGCCGTTTTCGGGAATGAGCCCTTGGTTATATTTCTTTTCGTTGAAATAAGAATAGCCAAAGGCATTGGCGCCCATGAGCCCGTAGCTGCGCACGTGCCAGCAGGAGGGATACCGCAGGTTCGTGGGATTGTCGAAGATGGTCAGACCGCGCCAGCCGACTTCGGGCACATCACCGGAGAAATCACACCATGGCGCCGGTTTGCCCCAAGTCCGCGCTTCATCCACATCGCCGAGGGCATTGGTTATCACCGCATTTTTTCGGCAAATATCAGGGCGCATACGGGCGCTTACAATACCGCCTTCTTTGGTGTCACTGAACAGTACATCGCCCCATCCGGCTTTGAAGCTGACGAATACATCAAAGAGCCGTGCATTTTCCGGGGTATTGTAAAAGCGGTATTCTCGGATTTCTTCGATGAGCGGATTACCGTCCTGATCTTCCCACACGTTCTCTGAGCGAATCCATCCGAAGGCGTCGCCTGAACCGAAGTCCACATTTTTGCACCGTTGGTTGCCTGCGCCGGAACCTTCGCCCCACAAATCAACACCGTTCACTTCGCCGAAGGCGGTCCAGAATGATTTTTGATGGGGATGATCACGGTCCGGTTTCGGTGTGCTCTCTTCGTCCATAGGATAATCGCGGGTGACGCTGATGCCGCCTTCCGTGTTCACGGGCCACAGAAAAGGTTTGCGCCATTGTGTGCCATAGTGATAGGCGGTGAAAAGGCTGCCGTTTATCGTGACGTCAATCACGTCTTCATCGGCACGCTTTTTCAAAAGAACCTGCTTGGCGGTTTCCGGTTGATCTTCGGCGGCAACTACTTCCGCATCGATTTTTCCGGCGGCATCCATGCTGTCCACAACAAATGTCAGGGAACCTTCCCGTAGGGTGGCAGGATAAATGTCTCCGTTTTGTGTGTTTTTAACGTTTAAGGCCGCTGCTGTCGTTTCACCAGAGAAAGGGATCGTGACGGGCACGTAACGATGGGCGGCGCTGCTTTCAATTTGTAGGGGCTGCGCGAAAATATCGGTTGTGGTAAGGGCCATTCCAAGGAAGAGGGCTGCGAGTACGATGGATCTCATGAGAGGCTGCATTTTAAATCTCCTGGTTAGCAGTGGGCGATGGGCCCTTAAAAGACAATAGGTGTTAGTGTAACAGATGAACTTTCTTGAGGTAAAGTTTCAATGAGAGGATCCTAGACGGGAAAGATGCGGTGCGTTGTGTTCAGGGAAAAGATATGGTTTTGCCAAACCACCCCTTCTTGGGCGATAATGATTTATCTTTTGATTGTGGTCTAAGCAACAAAACTGAATGAGAGGAGAATGTCATGCGTAAACGCAGTGTTGTCGCGCCCGATTGGTGGGATTATACAACCTTGGATGATGCCTTGCTGGCCGATGTAGCATCGTTGACCGAGAAGGATATTTTTCAGTTGTCACGGGAAGGCTTCCAAGTGGTGTTCCACGAGACGTTGGAAGATTTCTATCTGGCTGAGGCGCTGGAATATATTGAGGCGTGGCGTGATTCGACGCCGGACAATCCTACCGGTATTTGCGGGCCCATTGGTCCCACCGAACAATTGCCGCTGGTAGCGCGTCTGGTCAATGCACTTGATTTAAATTTGGCCAAGATCAACGCCCAGTTCTGGAGCATGGACGAATGGGTGGAAGATGGCAAGCCCGTCGCGCCGACCCATCCTTTGTCTTTTAAGAAGGCGGACATGGACCTTTGCTTCAATCTCATGCGCCCCGAACTGCGTATCCGCGATGAGAACATGCACTTCCCTTCCATTGATCTTGAGGGATTCGGTGCTACCTTCGACGCTATGCGCTGCATGGTCATGCAAGGCGGTCAGGGCGATGTGAAACATTGGGCGTTCAATGATCCACCGAAGCGTGAAGGTCAGTGGATTGACGAGCCGCCGTCGCCCGAAGAATATTGCAAACTTGGCTCGCGCATGGTCGACCTGCATCCCATGACGATTATGCAAAATGCACGCACTTCCGGCGGAGGGCGTTTGTCCGATGTACCCACGCAAGCCATGACTGTGGGACCTGTGGAAACGTGGAAATCGGAACGGGTTTCCATTTGGCAGGCAGGCAATCATGATAATCCTTTCGGCATGCGGCTCACGGCTTTCATGATCAGTAAAGGACTGGCAGACAGCGCCGTGCCTATGAGCCTCCTCGCCAACCACCCCAACGTGGTCTTCCATTATTACCGGCCTGCTATCGGCACCTGCGAAGTTGAGATGCATTAAAACGAATCTTTTATGGAGCTTGTCGATGTACATTGTCATCTGGAAAACGATTTTTTCCAATCGAATCTGGATGAGACCTTAAGTTTTGCCCGACGGGCGGGAGTGCGTAAGTTGATCACGGCTTCCGCATATCCCGCCCAGTGGTCTCTTTCTGCCGAGCTGGCGCGCCGCTATGAAGCGGTGGAGTTCGCCGTGGGGATCCATCCTTGGTATTGTCCGGAAAGTGTTGATTCTCATCTTGCTTCGTTGGCATCGGCGGCGTTAGGAGCCGTTGCTATCGGTGAAATCGGCTTGGATGCGAAAACGCAGCGTTATCCCATGGCGCGGCAACTGGATATTTTGATTCCCCAACTAGAGCTTGCTCGGGACCTGGAGCTGCCTGTAGTGCTTCATTGCCGAGGTGCTTTCAATGAGCTGCTCATGCTGTTGAGGAAGTACGGTCCCGAACGGGGCGGCGTTGTGCACAACTTTTCCGGCAGCCCGGAGTTGGCGGAAGAACTGATCCAACACGGCTTTTCCTTCAGCATGGGCGGCGTGTTGACTTGGCGCAATAGTCCGAAGCGTGCGCGCTTGCTCCGTGCCATTTATCCGGATCATTTTATGTTGGAAACCGATGCGCCCGATATCCCACCTGTCGAGGCGCGGGGTACGCCGAACACGCCTGCCAATATTTTATACGTCCTTCGCGCTGCCTCAGAGATCTTGGAGCGACCGGCCGAGGAAATTGCCGCCATGACGACGCGCAACGCGGCGCGCCTTTTTGATCTTCATCTCTAAGGAAGAGATTAGTCTATTCTTCGGGCTATTGAGGTGAGGGGATCCCAAAGAAAATGTAATAATAGGGTGAGAACACGCTATGAAACGGTATCAGGAAAGGAATGTTCCCCAAGGAAGGCTCTATGGACAATGCCCATGAACAAGAAGACCGGCTCCATCGCACCCGCATTTTGGTCGGCGATGATGGAATTGATCGTTTATGTCAGGCGCGTGTTGCGGTCATAGGTCTTGGCGGTGTGGGTGGTTATGCCGTTGAAGCCTTAGCACGGGCAGGGATCGGTACACTCCTGCTCGTGGATTCAGACAAGGTGGAGCCGACGAATCTGAATCGGCAGCTCCTCGCATTGACGGCTACGATAGGTCACTATAAAACGAAAGCGGCGAAAGAACGTGTCGCCTCCATCCATGCCGGGACGGAGGTTATAACGCGCTGTATTTGTCTGGATGAATCCAACATTGACGATTTAGGATTGACGAGGGAATGGCATGTCATTGATGCCATAGACGATCTGTCTGCCAAAGCGGCGCTGCTTCGCTACCTTTACGATCATCAGATTTCCTGTGTCGCCAGCATGGGCGCTGGGCAGCGTCTTGACCCGCTCCGGATCAAGGTGGCAGACATTAGCCGCAGCCATGGCTGTCCCCTTGCGCGCCGGCTGCGGCAACGGCTGCGCGCTTTGGGAATTGTCAAAGGCATTCCCTGTGTATTCTCTGATGAAGTGCCCTTACGAGGCGCGGCCGCAGACGCCCCCACGCGGGATCAGCCTATCGGAACGATTTCTTATTTACCTGCCCTCTTTGGCATGATGGCTGCCGCCACCATTATTAACACCATTCTACACGGAGACACTTGATCATGATCTATTCCATATTGCTTACGAGTATGTTGCTGCTTCAGCCGCTTGCCTTGGAAAGTCCCGTTGCCATCGCGCCGCGCCATGGCGGGATTTATGTGGTTGCCCATCGGGGCGTGCACAGCGGCATTCCTGAAAATACACTGGCCGCTTTTCGCAAAGCCATTGAAGTAGGAGCTGATTTTGTTGAAATTGATGTGCGCGAAACAAAGGATAAGCAGTTGGTCAGCGTGCATAATCATGAGGTAGACGCCTATACGAAAGATGCTGTCGGCGCGGTGCAGAACTACACCCTTGCCGAATTAAAAGCCATGGATATCGGCGGCCGTGTGGGAGAGGAATGGAAGGAAGAACGCATTCCGACCTTGGAAGAAATCCTTGAGTTATGTCACGACAAGATTGGTATTTATTTGGATTTTAAATATGCAGATATGGAAGATGTTGTGGCGCTCATCCGAAAATACGATATGACCGATAAGGTGATTTGGTATGTGGGTGGGCTGTATTTGCGGCAATTGATCAAGCATTGCCCCGAATGCGTTCCCATGCCCGATCCCGGCGCTGAACGAAATCTTCAGCGCATATTAGATACGGTAAAGCCGAAGTTTGTC harbors:
- a CDS encoding sulfite exporter TauE/SafE family protein; protein product: MFSAYMLDGVSPLVFWIFVAIAILIQGISKSGFAGGAGILSIPLMMLVMPVDRVAASLLPLLILLDLNAIYHHRHNKDWKLIGRIYVPAVVGIILGSLVWWQVGEAGIEHYGVYIKKFVGVIALFMAFYIFAKEVSLEWVRDKKAGPYMAWVAGICAGFASTIAHAAGPIVSLFVFSQGLGKTLFVGTVAWCFTFINLTKLPFYIIVDLIDYSVLRFDLVLLPLIPLGSYLGKWMHFRVSEKLFNRIIMVLTLLAGIQLLLNINLVRWALEALYN
- a CDS encoding tRNA threonylcarbamoyladenosine dehydratase yields the protein MDNAHEQEDRLHRTRILVGDDGIDRLCQARVAVIGLGGVGGYAVEALARAGIGTLLLVDSDKVEPTNLNRQLLALTATIGHYKTKAAKERVASIHAGTEVITRCICLDESNIDDLGLTREWHVIDAIDDLSAKAALLRYLYDHQISCVASMGAGQRLDPLRIKVADISRSHGCPLARRLRQRLRALGIVKGIPCVFSDEVPLRGAAADAPTRDQPIGTISYLPALFGMMAAATIINTILHGDT
- a CDS encoding TatD family hydrolase; translation: MELVDVHCHLENDFFQSNLDETLSFARRAGVRKLITASAYPAQWSLSAELARRYEAVEFAVGIHPWYCPESVDSHLASLASAALGAVAIGEIGLDAKTQRYPMARQLDILIPQLELARDLELPVVLHCRGAFNELLMLLRKYGPERGGVVHNFSGSPELAEELIQHGFSFSMGGVLTWRNSPKRARLLRAIYPDHFMLETDAPDIPPVEARGTPNTPANILYVLRAASEILERPAEEIAAMTTRNAARLFDLHL
- a CDS encoding glycerophosphodiester phosphodiesterase family protein, whose protein sequence is MIYSILLTSMLLLQPLALESPVAIAPRHGGIYVVAHRGVHSGIPENTLAAFRKAIEVGADFVEIDVRETKDKQLVSVHNHEVDAYTKDAVGAVQNYTLAELKAMDIGGRVGEEWKEERIPTLEEILELCHDKIGIYLDFKYADMEDVVALIRKYDMTDKVIWYVGGLYLRQLIKHCPECVPMPDPGAERNLQRILDTVKPKFVASTWRHISESFVKTCHDAGALVIVDDGGPETWDSLLAWGVDGIQSDDVEALIEHLREYKQGDASVESDTD
- a CDS encoding glucosamine-6-phosphate isomerase, whose translation is MRKRSVVAPDWWDYTTLDDALLADVASLTEKDIFQLSREGFQVVFHETLEDFYLAEALEYIEAWRDSTPDNPTGICGPIGPTEQLPLVARLVNALDLNLAKINAQFWSMDEWVEDGKPVAPTHPLSFKKADMDLCFNLMRPELRIRDENMHFPSIDLEGFGATFDAMRCMVMQGGQGDVKHWAFNDPPKREGQWIDEPPSPEEYCKLGSRMVDLHPMTIMQNARTSGGGRLSDVPTQAMTVGPVETWKSERVSIWQAGNHDNPFGMRLTAFMISKGLADSAVPMSLLANHPNVVFHYYRPAIGTCEVEMH
- a CDS encoding DNA methylase, which codes for MAYKPTLMTTTLWDFPSQQYGDESQGSKDYRGATPAYILWNLLQRYTKPGELVVDVMAGSGTTLDVARDLKRRALGYDVNVTRPDIFNCDARSLPLEDEKAAFVFLDPPYSTHIHYSDDPRCIGKLSARSEDYYLSMEKVFDEVDRILRPGRHMALYVSDSFQKGKAFCAIGFELYQRLCAHFDTTDIVCVTRRNKTLDKGNFHRAAIEGNYFLRGFNYLFIMQKNKEREKKG